In a genomic window of Nomascus leucogenys isolate Asia chromosome 4, Asia_NLE_v1, whole genome shotgun sequence:
- the CCR9 gene encoding C-C chemokine receptor type 9 isoform X1 has protein sequence MTPTDFTSPIPNMADDYGSESTSSMEDYVNFNFTDFYCEKNNVRQFASHFLPPLYWLVFIVGALGNSLVILVYWYCTRVKTMTDMFLLNLAIADLLFLVTLPFWAIAAADQWKFQTFMCKVVNSMYKMNFYSCVLLIMCISVDRYIAIAQAMRAHTWREKRLLYSKMVCFTIWVLAAALCIPEILYSQIKEESGIAICTMVYPSDESTKLKSAVLTLKVILGFFLPFVVMACCYTIIIHTLIQAKKSSKHKALKVTITVLTVFVLSQFPYNCILLVQTIDAYAMFISNCAVSTNIDICFQVTQTIAFFHSCLNPVLYVFVGERFRRDLVKTLKNLGCISQAQWVSFTRREGSLKLSSMLLETTSGALSL, from the exons ATGACACCCACAGACTTCACA AGCCCTATTCCTAACATGGCTGATGACTATGGCTCTGAATCCACATCTTCCATGGAAGACTACGTTAACTTCAACTTCACTGACTTCTACTGTGAGAAAAACAATGTCAGGCAGTTTGCGAGCCATTTTCTCCCACCCTTGTACTGGCTCGTGTTCATCGTGGGTGCCTTGGGCAACAGTCTGGTCATCCTTGTCTACTGGTACTGCACAAGAGTGAAGACCATGACCGACATGTTCCTTTTGAATTTGGCAATTGCTGACCTCCTCTTTCTTGTCACTCTTCCCTTCTGGGCCATTGCCGCTGCTGACCAGTGGAAGTTCCAGACCTTCATGTGCAAGGTGGTCAACAGCATGTACAAGATGAACTTCTACAGCTGTGTGTTGCTGATCATGTGCATCAGTGTGGACAGGTACATCGCCATTGCCCAGGCCATGAGAGCACATACTTGGAGGGAGAAAaggcttctgtacagcaaaatggTTTGCTTTACCATCTGGGTATTGGCAGCTGCGCTCTGCATCCCAGAAATCTTATACAGCCAAATCAAGGAGGAATCCGGCATTGCTATCTGCACCATGGTTTACCCTAGCGATGAGAGCACCAAACTGAAGTCAGCTGTCTTGACCCTGAAGGTCATTCTGGGGTTCTTCCTTCCCTTCGTGGTCATGGCTTGCTGCTACACCATCATCATTCATACCCTGATACAAGCCAAGAAGTCGTCCAAGCACAAGGCCCTAAAAGTGACCATCACTGTCCTGACCGTCTTTGTCTTGTCTCAGTTTCCCTACAACTGCATTTTGTTAGTGCAGACCATTGACGCCTATGCCATGTTCATCTCCAACTGTGCCGTTTCCACTAACATTGACATCTGCTTCCAGGTCACCCAGACCATTGCCTTCTTCCACAGTTGCCTGAACCCTGTTCTCTATGTTTTTGTGGGTGAGAGATTCCGCCGGGATCTTGTGAAAACCCTGAAGAACTTGGGTTGCATCAGCCAGGCCCAGTGGGTTTCATTTACAAGGAGAGAGGGAAGCTTGAAGCTGTCATCTATGTTGCTGGAGACAACCTCAGGAGCACTCTCCCTCTGA
- the CCR9 gene encoding C-C chemokine receptor type 9 isoform X2: MADDYGSESTSSMEDYVNFNFTDFYCEKNNVRQFASHFLPPLYWLVFIVGALGNSLVILVYWYCTRVKTMTDMFLLNLAIADLLFLVTLPFWAIAAADQWKFQTFMCKVVNSMYKMNFYSCVLLIMCISVDRYIAIAQAMRAHTWREKRLLYSKMVCFTIWVLAAALCIPEILYSQIKEESGIAICTMVYPSDESTKLKSAVLTLKVILGFFLPFVVMACCYTIIIHTLIQAKKSSKHKALKVTITVLTVFVLSQFPYNCILLVQTIDAYAMFISNCAVSTNIDICFQVTQTIAFFHSCLNPVLYVFVGERFRRDLVKTLKNLGCISQAQWVSFTRREGSLKLSSMLLETTSGALSL; the protein is encoded by the coding sequence ATGGCTGATGACTATGGCTCTGAATCCACATCTTCCATGGAAGACTACGTTAACTTCAACTTCACTGACTTCTACTGTGAGAAAAACAATGTCAGGCAGTTTGCGAGCCATTTTCTCCCACCCTTGTACTGGCTCGTGTTCATCGTGGGTGCCTTGGGCAACAGTCTGGTCATCCTTGTCTACTGGTACTGCACAAGAGTGAAGACCATGACCGACATGTTCCTTTTGAATTTGGCAATTGCTGACCTCCTCTTTCTTGTCACTCTTCCCTTCTGGGCCATTGCCGCTGCTGACCAGTGGAAGTTCCAGACCTTCATGTGCAAGGTGGTCAACAGCATGTACAAGATGAACTTCTACAGCTGTGTGTTGCTGATCATGTGCATCAGTGTGGACAGGTACATCGCCATTGCCCAGGCCATGAGAGCACATACTTGGAGGGAGAAAaggcttctgtacagcaaaatggTTTGCTTTACCATCTGGGTATTGGCAGCTGCGCTCTGCATCCCAGAAATCTTATACAGCCAAATCAAGGAGGAATCCGGCATTGCTATCTGCACCATGGTTTACCCTAGCGATGAGAGCACCAAACTGAAGTCAGCTGTCTTGACCCTGAAGGTCATTCTGGGGTTCTTCCTTCCCTTCGTGGTCATGGCTTGCTGCTACACCATCATCATTCATACCCTGATACAAGCCAAGAAGTCGTCCAAGCACAAGGCCCTAAAAGTGACCATCACTGTCCTGACCGTCTTTGTCTTGTCTCAGTTTCCCTACAACTGCATTTTGTTAGTGCAGACCATTGACGCCTATGCCATGTTCATCTCCAACTGTGCCGTTTCCACTAACATTGACATCTGCTTCCAGGTCACCCAGACCATTGCCTTCTTCCACAGTTGCCTGAACCCTGTTCTCTATGTTTTTGTGGGTGAGAGATTCCGCCGGGATCTTGTGAAAACCCTGAAGAACTTGGGTTGCATCAGCCAGGCCCAGTGGGTTTCATTTACAAGGAGAGAGGGAAGCTTGAAGCTGTCATCTATGTTGCTGGAGACAACCTCAGGAGCACTCTCCCTCTGA